In the genome of Calothrix sp. PCC 6303, the window AGGTTTAATCTTAATTGGGATTAATAGTAGTGGTGTTGAGCAGGATGCTACTGAGTGCTTAAATAATATGAAACTTTTTGCTCAGAAGCACGAATTAAATTTTCCTTATTTGTGGGACTCAACACAAGATGTGAGTCGTAGTTTTGGTTCTGAAATCACGCCGATGGCATTTTTGGTGGATAGTAATGGTATTGTTTGTTACAAAGGACAAATTGATGATAGTCCTCATGATGTTAGCGCGGTAAATCAGCACTATTTGAGGAATGCGATCGCCTCTTTGTTTAACAAGCGAAAAATCGACATCCCAGAAACAAAGCCAGTGGGTACTAGTTTGATTTGGCGAAATTAAGTAATTCTGAGTGTTCGTCTTAAGATATGATGAATGTAAAAATGATCACTTTCTAACAAAATTGCTTTAGAAAGTGAATTTTTATGCTGATTAGACTAGATGCACTCACATCTTTAAAATGTGTTCCCTGAATTTAAGACCGTTTTTCTATTGTGACAAAAAATAGGACAGATAATTTACTGCCACATGACTTTATAACTACATTCCGTTATTTATGACACTCTTAAGTTAT includes:
- a CDS encoding thioredoxin family protein, coding for MKILETIDTPIGGYAPDFELPGIDGQVHHLSRYRQDFGAVSVISMCNHCPYVSSYLERLKAIQQEFSEQGLILIGINSSGVEQDATECLNNMKLFAQKHELNFPYLWDSTQDVSRSFGSEITPMAFLVDSNGIVCYKGQIDDSPHDVSAVNQHYLRNAIASLFNKRKIDIPETKPVGTSLIWRN